In Pleurocapsa sp. PCC 7319, the following are encoded in one genomic region:
- a CDS encoding cytosine deaminase, which produces MVFKSKSYWLKNAHVPNCLIESDNCRHQTREGLYLVDLKISNGKIEQVSAANTVKAESIPYLDLRHQIVLPCFVDVHTHLDKGHIWERSPNLDGTFDMALDRAIADAEKYWQPEDVYRRLEFGLKCSYAHGTKAIRTHIDSYGKQAQISLDVFQNLQTAWQDKITLQAVSLVSLDYYQTLEGIALADKIADMGGILGGVAYQNPDLNTQLDTIFTLAKERNLDLDFHADENGDPHSLCLQKIAQAKLRHNFQNHITCGHCCSLAVQSPEVLHKTIDLVKQAKIAVVSLPMCNLYLQDRQAAVTPYWRGVTRVKELQQHDIPVAFASDNCRDPFFGFGDHDVLEVFEQAVRIAHLDTPYANWIESVTKTPASLMGLNNQGKILAGNSADLIIFSARYFSELLSRPQSDRLVIRNGKQIDTKLPDYSELDDLIIQ; this is translated from the coding sequence ATGGTTTTTAAAAGTAAATCTTACTGGTTAAAAAATGCTCATGTTCCAAATTGTCTCATTGAGTCAGATAATTGTCGGCATCAGACAAGAGAAGGTTTATATCTAGTTGACTTAAAAATTAGTAATGGCAAAATCGAGCAAGTTTCAGCCGCCAATACTGTTAAAGCAGAATCAATTCCCTATTTAGATTTACGACATCAGATAGTTTTACCCTGCTTTGTAGACGTTCATACTCATTTAGATAAAGGGCATATCTGGGAGCGATCGCCTAATCTTGATGGTACTTTTGATATGGCTTTGGATAGAGCGATCGCCGATGCGGAAAAGTATTGGCAACCTGAAGATGTTTACCGTCGCTTGGAATTTGGCTTAAAGTGTAGCTATGCCCATGGTACAAAAGCAATTCGTACCCACATAGATTCCTATGGAAAACAAGCACAGATTAGCTTAGATGTGTTCCAAAACTTACAGACAGCTTGGCAGGATAAAATCACCTTACAAGCAGTGAGTCTGGTTAGCTTAGACTACTATCAAACTCTTGAAGGAATAGCACTAGCAGATAAAATTGCTGACATGGGCGGTATCTTAGGCGGGGTTGCTTATCAAAATCCCGATTTAAATACTCAATTAGATACAATATTTACCTTAGCCAAAGAGAGAAATCTCGATCTAGATTTTCATGCAGATGAAAACGGCGATCCACATTCTTTATGTCTGCAAAAGATCGCTCAGGCTAAACTACGTCATAATTTTCAGAATCATATAACTTGTGGACATTGCTGTAGTCTAGCAGTACAGTCTCCTGAAGTACTTCACAAAACCATTGACCTAGTTAAACAAGCTAAGATCGCCGTTGTTAGTTTGCCTATGTGCAACCTATATTTGCAGGATCGTCAAGCAGCAGTAACTCCTTATTGGCGGGGTGTAACCAGAGTCAAGGAATTACAACAACATGATATTCCAGTGGCTTTTGCCAGTGATAATTGTCGCGATCCCTTTTTTGGCTTTGGCGATCATGATGTGTTGGAAGTATTTGAACAAGCAGTTAGAATTGCTCATCTAGATACCCCATATGCTAATTGGATCGAGAGCGTGACCAAGACTCCCGCAAGTTTAATGGGTTTAAACAATCAAGGAAAAATATTAGCAGGGAATTCAGCCGATTTAATTATTTTTTCTGCCCGTTACTTTAGCGAGTTATTATCCCGTCCACAAAGCGATCGCCTTGTTATTCGCAACGGAAAGCAGATTGATACTAAACTACCTGACTACAGCGAATTAGACGATCTAATTATTCAATAG
- the rsmI gene encoding 16S rRNA (cytidine(1402)-2'-O)-methyltransferase — protein MTNESHLGKLYLVGTPIGNLEDITLRATRILREVDLIAAEDTRRTGKLLQHLQIDKPQISYHEHNHNSRIPELISHLKQGKNIALVTDAGMPSISDPGYKLVREAIASNIRVIPIPGGTAVISALAASGLPTDRFIFEGFLPQKEQDRQARLELLRNETRTIVFYEAPHRLVKTLKDLEIALGVREIVLGREITKIHEEFWRGSIAEAIALYTELRQPKGEYTLVLRGAAENNLMMSEAELKIELQQLLDQGMTRSQASRHLAKLTSLSRREIYQLDLNIES, from the coding sequence ATGACAAACGAATCACATTTGGGAAAACTGTATCTTGTTGGCACTCCCATCGGGAACCTAGAAGATATTACTCTAAGGGCGACGCGCATTCTCAGGGAAGTAGATTTAATTGCTGCTGAAGATACTCGTCGAACTGGTAAATTATTGCAACACTTACAAATTGACAAGCCTCAAATTAGTTACCACGAACATAATCATAACTCTCGAATTCCAGAGTTGATATCCCACCTTAAACAAGGAAAAAATATTGCTCTAGTCACGGATGCGGGAATGCCGAGTATTTCTGATCCTGGGTATAAATTGGTAAGAGAGGCGATCGCCAGTAATATTAGAGTGATTCCTATTCCTGGTGGTACAGCAGTTATCAGTGCCTTGGCTGCATCGGGTTTGCCCACAGATAGATTTATTTTTGAAGGTTTTTTGCCCCAGAAAGAGCAAGACCGCCAAGCTAGACTAGAGTTATTACGTAACGAAACTCGTACTATCGTGTTTTACGAAGCACCCCATCGTTTAGTTAAAACTTTGAAAGATTTAGAAATAGCTCTAGGAGTAAGAGAAATTGTTCTGGGACGGGAGATAACTAAAATACATGAGGAGTTCTGGCGCGGAAGTATTGCTGAGGCGATCGCTTTATATACCGAGCTGCGCCAACCTAAGGGAGAATATACCTTAGTGCTCAGGGGGGCAGCAGAAAATAATCTTATGATGTCGGAAGCAGAACTAAAAATTGAATTACAACAGCTATTAGATCAGGGCATGACGCGATCGCAAGCTAGTCGTCATCTCGCTAAGTTAACTTCTCTATCTCGAAGAGAAATTTATCAACTAGATTTAAACATTGAAAGTTAA
- a CDS encoding tetratricopeptide repeat protein, translating into MIKVDEAQVCLNQAQAHWQMQHWQETIQACAKAIAINQKLAKAHKLMGDALQKTGQAKEAIGYYRQAIAIEPDFAEAYANLGTLYAQQQQWQQSIAYYQQALNIDPKFLGVYRHLAKVWQVQQQPQKAQACLAKAQELETPSKQSIDDYLYRAKTLQQQGDLKAALQQYLEATKIDQRSEHKGDSVRRMCPSLYGGVISDSQRIEIYQEIVSLCEQLELWEEAAKYFRLILQLTNSTQASSHSTNPETSSLSKTTQLSSVRHQNSLLKTPQSIETKSNLVESKPNSAEKYYDLGILATEQQQWSEAIQHYQQAITFNPQMAKAYRALARALAQVGEQEKSTDYLFQAIALESKGVTATELLELGKNLASWKKYESAINCYRRAIEKQPDLISAYLGLGESLTKSGAIEQAIACYLQGLKYKQDAPELYYRLGDIYSQKQEWSKAALCYQKTTQYKSDHAGAYHHLGDVLSNLKKWSEAISAYQDAIQFNPDFSWSYNNLGYALIQLKRWAEAIPIYQNAIKLNPDFPWSYYNLAEALAKENKWDRAVTCLQKAAQIQSDLPNIQQRLGEALYQRSQQDREQALKHFQLALKQDPNNPEIYHQALAIDKANIELYLQLGNILASKEQLEQAIVTYQMALQVQPKNIEVMTRLQEALLKQDPDCDVDKILQSYARQSSGELKINQADFPTLAAELRQLLTHSEYPEVSIIIPVYNQLGYSLQCLKAIALNVADSTAVEIILINDCSSDQTKEILETVPAINLVNNQSNQGFIHSCNLGASMARGKYLYFLNNDTEIQPNCIESLIEVLKEDAQVGAVGSKLIYPDGALQEAGGIIWQDASGWNYGRKDNPNAPEYNFLRPVDYCSAASLMVRKEIFERLNGFERDFAPAYYEDTDLCFAIRHQLGLKVMYQPHSEVIHYEGVSSGTSTDSGAKQYQVVNATKFQQKWHTVLNKNNYLPNIGIANVAKATRKYLGHKTILVIDSYMPCYDQESGSRRLFELIKIFKSLNFHVIFAADNGVKAQPYTSILENLQVEVLYIQQGYSKVIEKQINARLSLIDIAWICRPELNEKYVSLIQQRREIKIIYDTIDLHYLRLKRAWELAPNPNSTAVPDWIDMHTRELRIAHQSDLTITVTSIEKEILQDQLANRVAVVPNIHIPYQGSIPSFDKRSGLLFIGNYNHPPNVDAVLWLCQEIMPLVWQQQPNIQVTLLGSNSNSEVTNLASDRIQVMGYIDDVSPYFLSHRLSVSPLRYGAGMKGKIGHSLEYALPVVSTKIGTEGMNLVPEQDILEANNTQDFAQQILRLHENENLWSYLSTNAHKAIAAYSPEKVKQNIDKMMQQLID; encoded by the coding sequence ATGATCAAAGTAGATGAGGCACAAGTTTGCCTAAATCAGGCACAAGCTCACTGGCAGATGCAACATTGGCAAGAAACAATTCAAGCCTGTGCGAAAGCGATCGCGATTAATCAGAAATTAGCCAAAGCTCATAAGCTCATGGGGGATGCTCTCCAAAAAACCGGTCAAGCAAAAGAAGCCATTGGTTACTATCGTCAGGCGATCGCCATAGAGCCAGATTTTGCCGAAGCATACGCAAACTTGGGTACTCTCTACGCCCAGCAACAACAATGGCAACAATCCATAGCTTATTATCAGCAAGCACTTAATATTGACCCTAAATTTTTAGGAGTATATCGACATTTAGCTAAAGTTTGGCAAGTGCAGCAACAACCACAAAAAGCCCAAGCCTGTCTAGCTAAAGCTCAAGAGTTAGAAACGCCGTCTAAACAATCTATCGATGACTATCTGTACAGAGCAAAAACATTACAACAACAGGGGGATCTAAAAGCCGCCCTACAACAATATCTTGAAGCCACGAAAATTGACCAACGGTCAGAGCACAAAGGCGATTCGGTTCGCCGCATGTGTCCGTCGTTGTACGGCGGAGTAATCTCTGACTCTCAAAGGATAGAAATTTATCAAGAAATTGTCTCTCTTTGCGAGCAGCTAGAATTATGGGAGGAAGCTGCTAAATATTTTCGACTCATTCTTCAGTTAACTAACTCAACTCAAGCTAGTTCCCATTCAACCAACCCTGAAACAAGTTCGTTATCAAAAACAACGCAATTATCTTCCGTACGTCATCAAAATTCATTACTAAAAACACCTCAATCGATTGAGACCAAGTCAAATCTGGTTGAATCAAAGCCCAATTCCGCTGAAAAATATTATGATTTGGGTATTTTAGCTACTGAACAACAACAGTGGTCAGAGGCAATTCAGCACTATCAACAGGCGATCACCTTCAATCCTCAGATGGCGAAAGCATATCGTGCTTTAGCTCGAGCTTTAGCTCAAGTGGGAGAACAAGAAAAATCCACAGACTATTTGTTCCAGGCGATCGCTCTAGAAAGTAAGGGAGTTACAGCAACAGAGTTGTTAGAACTAGGCAAAAATCTAGCTAGCTGGAAAAAATATGAGTCAGCCATTAATTGTTATCGTCGAGCAATCGAAAAACAACCCGACTTGATTAGTGCTTATCTTGGTTTAGGAGAGTCATTAACTAAATCTGGAGCTATAGAGCAAGCGATCGCTTGTTATTTGCAGGGTCTTAAGTACAAGCAAGATGCTCCTGAATTATATTATCGTTTAGGCGATATTTACAGTCAGAAGCAGGAATGGTCCAAAGCTGCTCTTTGTTATCAGAAAACAACTCAATATAAGAGCGATCATGCTGGAGCTTATCATCACCTGGGCGATGTTTTAAGTAATTTAAAAAAATGGTCCGAAGCAATATCAGCATATCAAGATGCGATACAGTTTAATCCTGATTTTTCCTGGTCTTATAATAATTTGGGCTATGCCCTAATTCAGTTAAAGCGATGGGCAGAAGCCATCCCAATCTATCAAAATGCGATCAAACTCAATCCTGATTTTCCTTGGTCCTACTATAATTTGGCTGAAGCTTTAGCCAAGGAAAATAAATGGGATCGAGCAGTCACTTGCTTACAGAAAGCGGCTCAGATACAGTCAGATTTACCTAATATTCAGCAAAGGCTAGGTGAGGCTTTATATCAGAGAAGTCAACAAGATCGAGAGCAAGCTTTAAAGCATTTTCAGCTGGCTTTAAAACAAGACCCAAATAACCCCGAAATATATCATCAAGCCCTAGCGATCGATAAAGCAAATATTGAACTTTATCTCCAATTAGGAAACATTTTAGCGAGTAAAGAACAACTAGAGCAGGCGATCGTCACCTATCAAATGGCACTGCAAGTGCAGCCTAAAAACATTGAAGTTATGACTCGCTTGCAGGAAGCTTTGCTGAAACAAGATCCTGACTGCGATGTTGACAAGATTCTCCAGAGTTATGCCAGGCAATCTTCAGGGGAATTAAAGATTAATCAAGCTGATTTTCCAACTTTGGCTGCTGAATTACGACAGCTCTTAACTCATAGTGAATATCCCGAAGTTTCAATCATCATTCCTGTTTACAATCAGCTAGGCTATAGTCTACAGTGCCTTAAGGCGATCGCCTTAAATGTAGCTGATTCTACGGCAGTAGAAATCATTCTGATTAATGATTGCTCTTCAGATCAGACAAAAGAGATCTTAGAAACAGTTCCCGCCATCAATTTAGTAAACAATCAATCTAACCAGGGTTTTATTCACTCTTGTAATTTGGGTGCATCTATGGCTAGAGGGAAGTATCTTTATTTCCTCAATAACGATACTGAAATCCAACCCAACTGTATTGAAAGTCTGATTGAAGTTCTAAAAGAAGATGCGCAAGTAGGTGCGGTTGGCTCAAAACTAATCTATCCTGACGGTGCTCTGCAAGAAGCAGGGGGAATTATTTGGCAAGATGCTTCGGGGTGGAACTATGGCAGAAAAGATAATCCCAATGCTCCTGAGTATAATTTTTTGCGTCCCGTAGATTACTGTTCGGCAGCCAGTTTAATGGTTAGAAAAGAAATTTTTGAGCGTTTAAATGGGTTTGAAAGAGATTTTGCGCCCGCTTACTATGAAGATACTGATCTTTGCTTTGCTATTCGTCATCAATTGGGGTTAAAGGTTATGTATCAACCCCATTCAGAAGTAATTCACTATGAAGGAGTTAGCTCCGGTACTTCGACTGATAGTGGTGCCAAGCAATATCAAGTAGTTAATGCCACTAAATTTCAGCAAAAATGGCATACTGTTCTCAACAAAAATAATTATTTACCCAATATTGGTATTGCCAATGTAGCTAAAGCCACCCGAAAATATTTGGGACACAAAACAATTTTAGTGATCGATAGCTATATGCCCTGCTATGATCAAGAATCAGGTTCACGTCGGTTATTTGAACTCATAAAAATATTTAAATCACTAAATTTTCATGTAATTTTTGCCGCTGATAATGGCGTTAAGGCTCAACCCTACACTTCGATACTAGAAAATTTGCAAGTAGAAGTTTTATATATTCAGCAAGGTTATAGCAAAGTTATCGAGAAGCAAATAAATGCTCGATTATCTCTAATCGATATTGCCTGGATTTGCCGTCCCGAACTCAATGAAAAATATGTATCTTTAATTCAACAAAGAAGAGAAATTAAAATCATCTATGACACTATTGATTTACACTATTTACGCTTAAAAAGAGCTTGGGAATTAGCACCAAATCCCAACTCCACAGCCGTACCAGACTGGATTGATATGCATACAAGAGAATTAAGAATAGCCCATCAGTCCGATTTAACGATTACTGTTACTTCAATAGAAAAAGAAATTTTACAGGATCAATTGGCAAATCGAGTAGCAGTCGTTCCTAATATTCATATTCCTTATCAAGGTAGTATCCCCAGTTTTGATAAACGCTCAGGACTTCTATTTATTGGGAACTATAATCATCCACCCAATGTTGATGCAGTGTTATGGTTATGCCAAGAAATCATGCCTTTGGTATGGCAACAACAACCCAATATTCAAGTTACCTTACTAGGTAGTAACTCCAACTCAGAGGTGACAAATTTAGCTAGCGATCGCATTCAAGTTATGGGATATATTGACGATGTCAGTCCTTATTTTTTAAGTCATAGATTATCGGTTTCCCCATTAAGATATGGCGCAGGAATGAAAGGAAAAATTGGTCATAGTTTGGAGTATGCTCTGCCTGTAGTTTCTACTAAGATCGGTACTGAAGGGATGAATTTAGTACCGGAACAAGATATTCTAGAAGCCAATAATACTCAGGATTTTGCTCAGCAAATATTGCGTCTTCACGAAAATGAAAATCTTTGGAGTTATTTATCCACAAATGCTCATAAGGCGATCGCTGCTTATAGCCCGGAAAAAGTTAAGCAAAATATTGACAAAATGATGCAGCAGTTAATTGACTAG
- a CDS encoding DUF2301 domain-containing membrane protein — protein sequence MIAILDKEPQTYQGQFGEYTITKKDRIEVIIYRAGLVIAAASFAIASNLFFAQGEAALPAITPLFALFTLGLGVSLVYIHIYMKPLHRLLQGFWIIGTVATIAIATQSNQPLALYIYNHPLTLFGTGFTFAALTGIYFKEAACFNRMETKILTPIVPLLLLGHMTGIIPVAMEQALLGIWSIGFSVFAIRKMIQMIDPDIGDKSVFAYLKEQENKKLKLNN from the coding sequence ATGATTGCCATTTTAGATAAAGAACCCCAAACCTATCAAGGGCAATTTGGCGAGTATACAATCACCAAAAAAGATCGCATAGAAGTTATTATCTATCGTGCAGGACTAGTTATTGCCGCAGCTAGTTTTGCGATCGCCAGTAATCTATTCTTTGCCCAAGGAGAAGCAGCTTTACCAGCTATTACCCCCTTATTTGCGCTGTTTACTTTAGGCTTGGGAGTTAGCTTAGTCTATATTCATATATACATGAAGCCTTTACATCGATTACTGCAAGGTTTTTGGATTATTGGGACAGTTGCCACAATTGCGATCGCTACTCAAAGCAATCAACCTTTAGCGCTATATATCTACAATCATCCTCTAACTTTGTTTGGTACAGGCTTTACCTTTGCTGCTTTGACGGGAATTTATTTCAAAGAAGCTGCCTGTTTTAATCGTATGGAAACCAAAATCCTGACTCCCATCGTCCCATTACTATTATTAGGGCACATGACAGGAATCATTCCTGTGGCAATGGAACAAGCATTATTGGGAATTTGGTCAATTGGCTTTAGTGTCTTTGCAATTAGAAAAATGATCCAGATGATTGATCCAGATATCGGCGATAAGTCCGTATTTGCTTATTTGAAAGAGCAAGAAAACAAGAAGCTCAAATTAAATAACTAA
- a CDS encoding lysozyme, which produces MFLTTSNIKKYHHSAIILGLALTFSGVFTLSSQAADEFDKNTNASSQSKMNKLHGDNTPNIPQKETIIASNLQVLPATLNLVKQFEGFRSYSYFDTSGLPVIGYGQTRINGRTVTMGQYISQAQADVALEQELYHIQSIVLSHVKVDVNPHQLGALTSLVFNAGTGILTNSTLIRKLNAGDYAGAANEFPRWNKAHQGGRLVVFPGLTRRRLEEKKLFLTPYNHIASN; this is translated from the coding sequence ATGTTTTTGACAACTAGCAATATCAAAAAATACCACCATTCAGCAATAATTTTGGGATTGGCTTTGACTTTCTCTGGGGTATTCACCCTTAGCTCTCAAGCTGCTGATGAATTTGACAAAAATACTAATGCTAGTAGTCAATCAAAGATGAATAAGCTGCATGGCGATAATACACCTAATATTCCTCAAAAGGAGACAATTATCGCTTCAAATCTTCAAGTTCTACCTGCTACCCTAAATTTGGTAAAACAGTTTGAAGGCTTTCGTTCCTATTCTTATTTTGATACTAGTGGTTTACCAGTGATTGGTTATGGACAAACGAGAATTAACGGTAGAACTGTCACCATGGGACAGTATATTAGCCAAGCTCAGGCTGATGTTGCTTTAGAGCAGGAATTGTACCATATTCAAAGTATTGTCTTGTCCCATGTAAAAGTAGACGTAAATCCTCATCAGTTAGGGGCATTAACTTCCTTAGTTTTTAATGCAGGCACAGGCATACTAACCAATAGCACCTTAATTAGAAAACTTAACGCTGGGGATTATGCAGGGGCTGCCAACGAATTTCCTCGTTGGAATAAAGCTCATCAAGGAGGTCGCTTGGTGGTATTTCCTGGTTTGACTAGACGCAGACTAGAGGAGAAAAAGTTATTTTTAACTCCTTACAACCACATAGCAAGTAATTAG
- a CDS encoding calcium-binding protein, with protein sequence MSIIEETIVGDSESNIIRYLLQENLVIDGKEGDDLIYSPTYSEDTTHTKTKIDGGDGNDDLRGRDGTDTLAGGSGDDILYGEGGNDLLYGGLGNDILYGEDGFDRLHGGSGNDILYGAGGDDRLHGDYGSDTLIGGNGIDFLIKRRSQANDFDILDFSDTDNATDYLLFIEDGFNSSGISSVKGFTDEDRIVLREIGGDKILNYQVTSNGIGDAILSITHNEFEISTIIFEDLDDTFVESKIILRSP encoded by the coding sequence ATGTCTATCATTGAAGAAACTATAGTTGGTGATTCCGAGTCTAATATCATCAGATATCTTCTCCAAGAGAATTTAGTTATAGATGGTAAAGAAGGCGATGACTTAATTTATTCACCCACATATTCAGAAGATACCACCCACACCAAAACTAAGATTGATGGTGGTGATGGCAATGACGATCTTAGAGGTCGTGACGGAACTGATACTCTAGCTGGTGGCAGTGGAGACGATATACTTTATGGAGAAGGTGGTAACGATCTTCTCTATGGAGGTTTAGGAAACGACATACTTTATGGAGAAGATGGTTTTGACCGTCTTCATGGAGGTTCAGGAAACGACATCCTCTATGGAGCAGGTGGTGACGACCGTCTTCATGGAGACTACGGCAGTGATACTTTAATTGGTGGTAATGGTATTGACTTCTTGATTAAGCGGCGTTCTCAAGCCAATGATTTTGATATTTTGGACTTTTCTGACACTGACAACGCTACAGACTATTTACTCTTTATTGAAGATGGTTTCAATTCTTCTGGTATATCTTCGGTTAAGGGTTTTACCGATGAAGATCGAATTGTTTTGCGTGAAATTGGAGGAGACAAAATTTTGAATTATCAAGTCACCAGCAATGGAATTGGAGATGCTATTTTAAGCATCACTCACAATGAATTTGAAATATCTACTATTATTTTTGAAGATCTTGACGATACCTTTGTTGAGTCGAAAATCATACTAAGATCTCCCTAG
- a CDS encoding AAA family ATPase — MAFEQKLDIYLRSRFTLIVLVSTEEERALHSVKQVCDRAKRPCLGWDVADGFQAITNWSVSIPTAHDPFSALKQIEQADSDGLFVLKDFHDCWSNPQFKRKLRSVAQKLKFSKKSILITVPSVKIPLELRDETVIIEFPLPETNELETVLQRLSQTPGVRVNLTKLGREKLVQAALGLTAAQAQRVFTKAIVSDGVLDDRDINLVIEEKKQIIRESQALEFYTIHETPRDVGGLAVLKEWLRLRKCVFSQAARNYGLPAPKGIALIGISGTGKSLAVKMISSIWRLPLLHLELGSLLGSLIGESAARTQRALQLAERVAPCILWIDEIEKAFGGRDDGVSKRLLGTILIWMQNKTAPCFVVATANNISNLPPELLRKGRFDEIFFLDLPTVTERQEILNAHLSKRNRLPKDFDVAMLARQSEGYVGAEIEQAIIDGMYFGFNQGREFTTKDISHALKRQVPLSVSQQETITELRNWLKEGRAQSASFEEIKEAEQQFVPLQSKIGS; from the coding sequence ATGGCGTTTGAGCAAAAATTAGACATTTACTTGAGATCGCGTTTTACTCTAATAGTATTAGTCTCAACAGAAGAAGAACGCGCATTACATAGCGTTAAACAAGTTTGCGATCGCGCTAAACGTCCTTGTCTTGGTTGGGATGTTGCTGATGGCTTTCAAGCAATCACTAATTGGTCTGTTTCAATACCGACCGCCCACGATCCTTTTTCCGCTTTAAAACAGATAGAGCAAGCTGATAGTGATGGTTTATTTGTCCTCAAGGATTTTCATGATTGCTGGAGTAACCCCCAATTTAAGCGCAAACTCCGCAGCGTTGCCCAAAAGCTTAAATTTAGTAAGAAATCGATTCTAATTACTGTACCTTCGGTAAAAATTCCTCTGGAGTTGAGAGATGAAACGGTAATCATTGAGTTTCCTTTACCCGAAACTAATGAGCTAGAAACCGTACTACAAAGATTAAGTCAGACTCCAGGAGTGCGAGTAAACTTAACTAAGTTAGGCAGAGAAAAACTGGTACAGGCAGCTTTAGGATTGACCGCAGCCCAGGCACAACGAGTATTTACCAAAGCTATTGTGAGCGATGGGGTCTTAGATGACCGCGATATTAATTTAGTTATTGAAGAGAAGAAACAAATTATTCGCGAGAGTCAGGCGTTAGAATTCTATACCATTCATGAAACTCCAAGAGATGTGGGCGGTTTAGCAGTTTTAAAGGAATGGTTGCGGTTGCGCAAATGTGTCTTTTCCCAGGCAGCTCGTAACTATGGCTTACCAGCCCCCAAAGGTATCGCTCTGATTGGTATTTCTGGTACGGGTAAAAGTCTCGCCGTCAAGATGATTAGTAGTATATGGCGGTTACCTTTACTTCACCTAGAACTGGGTTCGTTATTAGGCTCTTTGATAGGGGAATCAGCAGCAAGAACTCAAAGGGCATTACAGTTAGCCGAGAGGGTTGCCCCCTGTATTCTCTGGATTGATGAGATAGAGAAAGCTTTTGGCGGTCGTGATGACGGAGTCAGCAAACGGTTATTGGGCACAATTCTGATCTGGATGCAGAACAAGACAGCACCTTGTTTTGTAGTTGCTACTGCCAATAATATTTCTAATTTGCCTCCAGAGTTATTACGAAAAGGACGCTTTGATGAGATTTTCTTCCTCGATTTACCCACTGTAACTGAGAGACAGGAGATTCTGAACGCACATTTAAGTAAGCGAAATAGATTACCTAAAGATTTCGATGTTGCCATGTTAGCAAGGCAGTCTGAAGGTTATGTCGGGGCAGAAATAGAACAGGCAATTATTGATGGGATGTATTTCGGATTTAATCAGGGGCGGGAGTTTACAACCAAAGATATTTCTCATGCTCTCAAACGTCAAGTACCTTTATCGGTTTCTCAGCAGGAAACCATTACCGAATTACGGAATTGGTTGAAAGAAGGTAGGGCGCAGTCGGCATCTTTTGAGGAGATAAAGGAAGCCGAACAGCAGTTTGTGCCTTTGCAGTCGAAAATTGGAAGTTGA
- a CDS encoding NAD(P)/FAD-dependent oxidoreductase has translation MLRNEQKQELKQLKDSSACIIIGGGISGLIIATLLQRRGMKVTVLDKGRGIGGRLATRRINYSEDIEGVFDYGAQYFSVKQPEFQVWVDDWLKQGVIREWCRGFGKVDGKSRYCGVKGTRSIAKYLAQDLEVHTSTRVVKLNYETQWLIETEENQQFRGDILVMTPPVPQSLDLLDNSQIDLATSIRTSLEQISYHRCIAVLALLEKPSSIPTPGGLALEDESLVWLASNSQKGISPNGYAITLHAYPHFSDTYWNYSDTEIAQKLLGAASSWINSPVIKYQVHRWRYSLPKTFYSKPYLALPELPLVMAGDAFVSPKIEGAVLSGIAAARYILQESI, from the coding sequence ATGCTTAGAAACGAACAGAAACAAGAGCTGAAGCAATTGAAAGACAGTTCTGCGTGTATTATTATTGGCGGCGGAATTTCAGGATTAATTATTGCTACTCTCCTACAACGTAGAGGGATGAAAGTGACAGTGTTAGATAAAGGAAGAGGAATAGGCGGACGTTTGGCTACCCGTCGTATTAACTATTCAGAAGATATTGAAGGAGTATTTGACTATGGTGCGCAATATTTCAGTGTCAAACAGCCAGAGTTTCAGGTTTGGGTTGATGATTGGTTAAAACAGGGAGTAATCAGAGAATGGTGTAGAGGTTTTGGTAAAGTAGATGGCAAATCCCGTTACTGTGGCGTTAAAGGTACTCGTAGTATCGCTAAGTATTTAGCTCAAGATTTAGAGGTTCACACTAGTACTAGAGTAGTTAAACTCAATTACGAAACTCAATGGTTAATAGAAACAGAAGAGAATCAGCAGTTTCGGGGGGATATTCTCGTTATGACACCTCCTGTACCTCAATCTCTAGACTTATTAGACAATTCTCAAATAGATTTAGCAACATCAATTAGAACATCTTTGGAACAAATTAGTTACCATCGGTGCATTGCTGTATTAGCTCTGCTAGAAAAACCCAGTAGTATTCCTACTCCAGGGGGTTTAGCTCTTGAAGATGAATCTTTGGTTTGGCTAGCTTCTAACTCTCAAAAAGGCATTTCCCCCAATGGTTACGCAATCACTCTCCATGCTTATCCACACTTTAGTGATACTTACTGGAATTACAGTGATACAGAAATTGCTCAAAAATTACTTGGGGCTGCATCTTCCTGGATTAACTCGCCCGTAATTAAATATCAAGTACATCGTTGGCGTTATAGTTTGCCGAAAACATTTTATAGTAAACCTTATTTAGCCTTGCCAGAATTACCTTTAGTTATGGCAGGAGATGCTTTTGTTTCTCCTAAAATTGAAGGTGCCGTGTTGTCTGGAATTGCTGCGGCTAGATATATATTACAAGAATCAATCTAA